A DNA window from Halostella salina contains the following coding sequences:
- a CDS encoding CBS domain-containing protein, translating into MSDTEGKARVREYMTRDVATVSPDDTVGTVSERIAASEEHSGFPVTDRRRVEGFITARDLLLAGDDEPIFTVMTDDLIVAHPEMKVTDAARVILRSGIQKLPVVDDAGNLVGIISNADVIRSHIERATPEKVGKLRRTLENIHDIELHEERDEVPLADLVPTQGRVYADELEGRRYELERGLAEPLVVIDNAGTLLLADGHHRVLAADRLDIDEMDAYVIVVEDDVTLGMERTADEEGLETLSDVEVVDYARHPLVETTERLQ; encoded by the coding sequence ATGAGCGACACCGAGGGAAAGGCCCGGGTTCGGGAGTACATGACCCGCGACGTGGCGACCGTCTCGCCGGACGACACCGTCGGGACCGTCTCCGAGCGGATCGCGGCGAGCGAGGAGCACTCCGGGTTCCCGGTGACGGACCGCCGGCGCGTCGAGGGGTTCATCACCGCCCGTGACCTCCTGCTGGCGGGCGACGACGAGCCGATATTCACGGTGATGACGGACGACCTCATCGTGGCCCACCCGGAGATGAAGGTGACCGACGCCGCCCGCGTCATCCTGCGGTCGGGGATCCAGAAGCTCCCGGTCGTCGACGACGCCGGCAACCTCGTCGGCATCATCAGCAACGCCGACGTGATCCGCAGCCACATCGAGCGGGCGACCCCGGAGAAGGTCGGGAAGCTCCGGCGGACGCTGGAGAACATCCACGATATCGAGCTCCACGAGGAGCGCGACGAGGTTCCGCTGGCCGACCTCGTCCCGACGCAGGGGCGGGTGTACGCCGACGAACTGGAGGGCCGGCGGTACGAACTGGAGCGCGGGCTGGCCGAACCCCTCGTCGTCATCGACAACGCCGGGACGCTGCTGCTGGCCGACGGCCACCACCGCGTGCTGGCGGCCGACCGGCTCGACATCGACGAGATGGACGCCTACGTCATCGTCGTCGAGGACGACGTGACGCTGGGGATGGAACGCACCGCCGACGAGGAGGGCCTGGAGACGCTGTCGGACGTGGAAGTCGTCGACTACGCCCGGCACCCGCTCGTGGAGACGACCGAGCGCCTGCAGTGA
- a CDS encoding DHH family phosphoesterase, translated as MVSRLLLGCGTVGRRIVEATADRGDDLTVVCADRDRVRALREEGVPAYHAEPTDGAAVLEAVSEADTVVIAGKDPQANAEAAELAKEQYPDAFRLAYVGVDATDAQRERIEAAVDSVVDPGAVTADHVVDLVASEAGVQSRRLRRTLRRIDGTLAVVMHDNPDPDAIASAVALSRIAAAVGVETVVCYYGEISHQENRALVNLLELDLRQLGPGDDISVFGGVALVDHSRPGVNDQLPEDTPVDVVIDHHPPRAPVEAKFVDLRSDVGATSTLLTGYLRQFGVEIDRTVATALLYGIRIDTADFSREVSSADFEAAASLTPHADAGVLERVESPSVGSETFETVAAAIRNREVEEGVLCSCVGEVAERDALAQAADRLLDMTGIHTTVVYGYLDGVIYLSARARGSEMDLGATLRSAFDRIGSAGGHADMAGAQIPLGVIGEVEGDERLDAVVRDVVTDRFFDAVRERRLDRESPFGAGVDTEFTFSRDGGTGASDDQVR; from the coding sequence ATGGTATCCCGGCTACTGCTGGGGTGTGGGACCGTCGGCCGGCGGATCGTCGAGGCGACGGCGGACCGCGGGGACGACCTGACCGTCGTCTGTGCCGACCGTGACCGCGTCCGGGCGCTCCGGGAGGAGGGCGTCCCGGCGTATCACGCGGAGCCGACCGACGGAGCGGCCGTCTTGGAGGCCGTTTCCGAGGCGGACACCGTCGTGATCGCCGGCAAGGACCCACAGGCGAACGCCGAAGCGGCCGAACTGGCGAAGGAACAGTACCCCGACGCGTTCCGGCTGGCGTACGTCGGCGTCGACGCGACGGATGCCCAGCGGGAACGGATCGAGGCGGCCGTCGACTCCGTCGTCGACCCGGGTGCGGTGACGGCCGACCACGTCGTCGACCTCGTCGCCAGCGAGGCGGGGGTCCAGTCGCGTCGGCTCCGGCGAACGCTCCGGCGGATCGACGGCACGCTCGCGGTCGTCATGCACGACAACCCGGACCCGGACGCGATCGCAAGCGCGGTCGCGCTGTCGCGCATCGCGGCCGCGGTCGGCGTCGAGACGGTGGTCTGTTACTACGGCGAGATCAGCCATCAGGAGAACCGGGCGCTGGTGAACCTGCTGGAACTCGACCTCCGACAGCTTGGTCCCGGCGACGACATCAGCGTGTTCGGCGGCGTCGCGCTGGTCGACCACTCCCGGCCCGGCGTCAACGACCAGCTCCCCGAGGACACGCCGGTCGACGTGGTGATCGACCACCACCCGCCGCGGGCACCGGTCGAGGCGAAGTTCGTCGACCTGCGGAGCGACGTGGGCGCGACGAGCACGCTGCTGACCGGCTACCTCCGGCAGTTCGGGGTGGAGATCGACCGGACGGTCGCGACGGCGCTCTTGTACGGGATCCGGATCGACACGGCGGATTTCAGCAGGGAGGTGTCGTCCGCGGACTTCGAGGCCGCGGCGTCGCTGACCCCCCACGCCGACGCGGGCGTGCTGGAACGGGTCGAGTCGCCGAGCGTCGGGTCGGAGACGTTCGAGACGGTCGCCGCCGCGATCCGGAACCGGGAGGTCGAGGAGGGGGTGCTCTGCTCCTGCGTCGGCGAGGTAGCCGAGCGGGACGCGCTCGCGCAGGCGGCCGACAGGCTGCTCGACATGACCGGCATCCACACCACCGTCGTCTACGGCTACCTCGACGGCGTCATCTACCTCTCGGCCCGCGCTCGCGGCTCGGAGATGGACCTCGGGGCGACGCTGCGGTCGGCGTTCGACCGGATCGGGAGCGCCGGCGGCCACGCAGACATGGCCGGCGCGCAGATCCCGCTCGGGGTCATCGGCGAGGTAGAGGGCGACGAGCGACTGGACGCGGTCGTCCGCGACGTGGTCACCGACCGCTTTTTCGACGCGGTGCGCGAACGCCGGCTCGACCGGGAGAGTCCGTTCGGTGCCGGCGTCGACACCGAGTTCACCTTCTCCCGCGACGGCGGCACGGGCGCGTCCGACGACCAGGTCCGCTGA
- a CDS encoding NADH-quinone oxidoreductase subunit N yields the protein MAAYELPTWAALAPALILAATSLVLLVVDSIDPDSSNRPLLAGTATAGSLLALAVTGWYLVAGVGDPSGRGVIELFGGQLVVDRMSLLFTFIFTSVTSMVTVASYDYLRDHSYQAEYYSLIMLAATGMATMASAASLATVFVSFELLSLSSYALVAFLKENRGSVEAGLKYFLIGALSSAVFVYGISLVYAATGSLELTAVAEAAAGTELVGVLGLGVLMVLAGVAFKTASVPFHFWAPEAYEGAPAPISAFLSSASKAAGFVVAFRVFIVAFPVESFLSLGVDWVFAVQILAVVTMTLGNFAAATQDEVKRMLAYSSVGHAGYALIGLAAITGPNSELVLGAGMMHLVVYGFMNTGAFLFVALAEYWDVGRTFEDYNGLASRAPVASLAMTVFMFSLAGLPPFGGFASKYILFMGAVNAGFWWLAAVGAINSALSLYYYSRVVKALWIEDPGDDVASIGLRSQPVGLYAAIVVAAVMTFALLPAFGPVSSTAVDAATILLP from the coding sequence ATGGCTGCGTACGAACTCCCAACGTGGGCCGCGCTCGCGCCGGCGCTGATCCTGGCCGCGACGTCGCTGGTCCTGCTCGTCGTCGACAGCATCGACCCCGACTCGTCGAACCGCCCCCTGCTCGCCGGCACCGCGACCGCCGGCAGCCTGCTCGCGCTCGCTGTCACGGGCTGGTATCTCGTCGCCGGCGTCGGCGACCCCAGCGGTCGCGGCGTCATCGAACTGTTCGGCGGCCAGCTGGTCGTCGACCGGATGAGCCTGCTGTTCACGTTCATCTTCACGAGCGTCACGTCGATGGTCACCGTCGCGAGCTACGACTACCTGCGTGACCACAGCTACCAGGCCGAGTACTACTCGCTGATCATGCTCGCGGCGACCGGCATGGCGACCATGGCCAGCGCCGCGAGCCTGGCGACGGTGTTCGTCAGCTTCGAGCTGCTCTCGCTGTCGTCGTACGCGCTGGTCGCGTTCCTGAAGGAGAACCGCGGCAGCGTCGAGGCGGGCCTGAAGTACTTCCTCATCGGCGCGCTCTCCTCGGCGGTGTTCGTGTACGGCATCAGCCTCGTGTACGCCGCCACCGGCTCGCTCGAACTGACCGCCGTCGCCGAGGCCGCCGCCGGCACCGAACTCGTCGGCGTGCTCGGGCTGGGCGTCCTGATGGTGCTCGCCGGGGTCGCGTTCAAGACCGCCAGCGTGCCGTTCCACTTCTGGGCACCCGAGGCGTACGAGGGCGCGCCCGCGCCGATCAGCGCGTTCCTCTCCTCGGCGTCGAAGGCGGCCGGCTTCGTCGTCGCGTTCCGCGTGTTCATCGTCGCGTTCCCCGTCGAGTCGTTCCTCAGCCTGGGCGTCGACTGGGTGTTCGCGGTCCAGATCCTCGCGGTCGTCACGATGACGCTCGGTAACTTCGCGGCGGCGACCCAGGACGAGGTCAAGCGCATGCTCGCGTACTCCTCGGTCGGGCACGCCGGCTACGCGCTCATCGGGCTGGCGGCGATCACCGGGCCGAACAGCGAACTCGTGCTCGGAGCCGGGATGATGCATCTGGTCGTCTACGGCTTCATGAACACCGGCGCGTTCCTGTTCGTGGCGCTGGCCGAGTACTGGGACGTGGGCCGCACGTTCGAGGACTACAACGGCCTGGCCTCCCGCGCGCCCGTCGCCTCGCTGGCGATGACGGTGTTCATGTTCAGCCTCGCCGGCCTGCCGCCCTTCGGCGGCTTCGCCAGCAAGTACATCCTGTTCATGGGCGCGGTCAACGCCGGCTTCTGGTGGCTGGCGGCGGTCGGCGCGATAAACAGCGCGCTGTCGCTGTACTACTACTCGCGGGTCGTCAAGGCGCTCTGGATCGAGGACCCCGGCGACGACGTGGCGAGCATCGGGCTGCGGAGCCAGCCGGTCGGCCTGTACGCGGCCATCGTGGTCGCGGCGGTCATGACGTTCGCGCTGCTGCCGGCGTTCGGTCCGGTCTCCTCGACCGCGGTCGACGCGGCGACGATCCTGCTGCCCTGA
- a CDS encoding complex I subunit 4 family protein has protein sequence MLIETLIAVTFVGSLVAFAAPNRYAGELAAAISVLPLVGSLVMYSRFDGSGNALLEGGTLAFENTAEWITLGSYSLNWHVGLDGISMPLVVLTTVLTTLAIVSAWTPIDERQSQFYGLVLFMEAGLLGVFAALDFFVWFVFWEAVLVPLYLLIGVWGGPRRKYAAIKVFVYTNVASLAMFIGFVALVFNLPVDTFDLPTVAQSLNAGELTAPAWTSVSTLKNAAFLVMFAGFAVKVPVVPFHTWLPDAHVEAPTPVSVLLAGVLLKMGTYALLRFNFTMLSDVASANAELIAIFAVVSVIYGALLALAQQDLKRIVAYSSVSSMGYVLLGLVAYTTYGVGGATFQMISHGLISGLMFMAVGVIYNTTHTRMVTDMSGLADRMPVTVGILIGGAFGYMGLPLMSGFAAEFFVFLGAFRSETLSGAPVFTAVAMFGIVIVAGYLLFAMQRTLFGPFRLDTDYEVTRAPLHDVAPLFALLLLVIALGVAPDLFFEMIRDAVNEMPLVEAGIGGGN, from the coding sequence ATGTTGATAGAGACGCTCATCGCGGTCACGTTCGTCGGGTCGCTGGTCGCCTTCGCCGCGCCGAACCGCTACGCCGGCGAGCTGGCGGCGGCGATCAGCGTGCTCCCCCTCGTCGGGAGCCTCGTGATGTACAGCCGCTTCGACGGGTCGGGCAACGCCCTGCTTGAGGGCGGAACGCTGGCCTTCGAGAACACGGCCGAGTGGATCACGCTCGGCTCGTACTCGCTGAACTGGCACGTCGGGCTGGACGGCATCAGCATGCCGCTGGTCGTCCTGACGACGGTGCTGACGACGCTTGCCATCGTCTCCGCGTGGACGCCCATCGACGAACGCCAGTCGCAGTTCTACGGCCTCGTGCTGTTCATGGAGGCGGGCCTGCTCGGCGTGTTCGCCGCGCTGGACTTCTTCGTCTGGTTCGTCTTCTGGGAGGCCGTGCTGGTCCCGCTGTACCTGCTCATCGGCGTCTGGGGCGGCCCGCGCCGCAAGTACGCGGCGATCAAGGTGTTCGTCTACACCAACGTCGCCAGCCTGGCGATGTTCATCGGCTTCGTCGCCCTCGTCTTCAACCTGCCAGTCGACACGTTCGACCTGCCGACGGTCGCCCAGTCGCTCAACGCGGGCGAGCTGACCGCACCGGCCTGGACGAGCGTGAGCACGCTCAAGAACGCCGCGTTCCTCGTGATGTTCGCCGGGTTCGCGGTGAAGGTGCCCGTCGTCCCGTTCCACACGTGGCTGCCGGACGCCCACGTCGAAGCCCCGACGCCGGTGTCGGTGCTGCTCGCCGGCGTCCTGCTGAAGATGGGGACGTACGCGCTGCTCCGGTTCAACTTCACGATGCTGTCCGACGTGGCCTCGGCCAACGCCGAACTCATCGCCATCTTCGCCGTCGTGAGCGTCATCTACGGCGCGCTACTGGCGCTGGCCCAGCAGGACCTCAAACGCATCGTCGCGTACTCCTCCGTCTCCTCGATGGGGTACGTGCTGCTGGGACTGGTCGCGTACACGACGTACGGCGTCGGCGGCGCGACGTTCCAGATGATCTCCCACGGGCTCATCTCCGGGCTGATGTTCATGGCGGTCGGCGTCATCTACAACACGACCCACACCCGGATGGTGACGGACATGTCCGGGCTGGCCGACCGGATGCCGGTGACGGTCGGCATCCTCATCGGCGGCGCGTTCGGCTACATGGGCCTGCCGCTGATGTCCGGTTTCGCCGCCGAGTTCTTCGTGTTCCTCGGCGCGTTCCGCTCGGAGACGCTGTCCGGCGCGCCGGTGTTCACCGCGGTGGCGATGTTCGGCATCGTCATCGTCGCCGGCTACCTGCTGTTCGCGATGCAGCGGACGCTGTTCGGGCCGTTCCGGCTCGACACCGACTACGAAGTGACGCGTGCGCCGCTGCACGACGTTGCGCCGCTGTTCGCCCTGCTCCTGCTGGTCATCGCGCTCGGCGTCGCGCCGGATCTCTTCTTCGAGATGATCCGGGACGCCGTCAATGAGATGCCCCTCGTCGAAGCGGGCATCGGAGGTGGTAACTGA
- the nuoL gene encoding NADH-quinone oxidoreductase subunit L, which yields MYEYAPAISLLPFVSFLIALSVGKYMPKKGAFAGIAATGGSLLLSVWAFVTVATGDPYNAPDLYTWVAADGISLQFGILIDPLSALMLVIVSLVALLVHVFSLGYMNDEGETGLPRYYAELGLFTFSMLSFVYASNLLMAFMFFELVGLCSYLLIGFWFRTESAASAAKKAFLVTRFGDYFFLIGVVGVIATFGTAQFAGPESFPVIAEQVLVDGEGSFTTFLGLSEQAWVTVLGLLVLGGVIGKSAQYPLHTWLPDAMEGPTTVSALIHAATMVAAGVYLVARMYGFYALSPTALALIAFVGGFTALFAASMGVVKDDIKQVLAYSTISQYGYMMLGLGAGGFVAGTFHLMNHAFFKALLFLGAGSVIVLMHHEQDMWEMGGLKSKAPVTYYTFLAGALALAGIVPFSGFWSKDEVLYEAIHYGLGSQPLLLGAYAMGLIAVFFTGFYTFRMVFLTFHGEPRSDDARDPHPVGWSIKLPLVVLGLLATFVGFVNMVPVAELTGADIEFLHQWLDMGPSSVSVHHYEALVHDAAGYTAADLAPYLPAALSLGLALAGSGLAYKLYNVPDPEPHTEKLGSIKTLLEHNYYQDEYQVWLAEGVTQPISRAANKFDQTVVDGAVNGISRASLAAGSRVKRIQTGVVSNYAALITLGLVALLVIVGIQGGWF from the coding sequence ATGTACGAATACGCACCCGCGATCTCGCTGCTTCCGTTCGTATCGTTCCTGATCGCCCTGTCGGTCGGGAAGTACATGCCCAAGAAGGGCGCGTTCGCCGGGATCGCCGCGACGGGCGGCTCCCTGCTGCTGTCGGTCTGGGCCTTCGTCACCGTCGCGACCGGCGACCCGTACAACGCGCCGGACCTGTACACCTGGGTCGCCGCCGACGGGATCAGCCTCCAGTTCGGCATCCTCATCGACCCGCTGTCGGCGCTGATGCTCGTCATCGTCAGCCTGGTCGCGCTGCTGGTCCACGTGTTCAGCCTGGGCTACATGAACGACGAGGGCGAGACCGGGCTGCCGCGCTACTACGCCGAACTCGGCCTGTTCACGTTCAGCATGCTCTCGTTCGTGTACGCGAGCAACCTGCTGATGGCGTTCATGTTCTTCGAGCTGGTCGGGCTCTGCTCGTACCTGCTCATCGGCTTCTGGTTCCGCACCGAGAGCGCGGCCAGCGCCGCCAAGAAGGCGTTCCTGGTCACGCGCTTCGGTGACTACTTCTTCCTCATCGGCGTCGTCGGGGTCATCGCGACGTTCGGCACGGCGCAGTTCGCCGGGCCGGAGTCGTTCCCCGTCATCGCCGAACAGGTGCTCGTCGACGGCGAGGGCTCGTTCACCACGTTCCTCGGCCTGAGCGAACAGGCCTGGGTCACGGTGCTGGGGCTGCTCGTGCTGGGCGGCGTCATCGGCAAGTCCGCGCAGTACCCGCTCCACACCTGGCTCCCCGACGCGATGGAGGGTCCGACGACCGTCTCCGCGCTCATCCACGCGGCGACGATGGTCGCTGCCGGCGTCTACCTCGTCGCGCGGATGTACGGCTTCTACGCGCTCTCGCCGACGGCGCTGGCGCTCATCGCCTTCGTCGGCGGCTTCACGGCGCTGTTCGCCGCGTCGATGGGCGTCGTCAAGGACGACATCAAGCAGGTGCTCGCCTACTCGACCATCTCGCAGTACGGGTACATGATGCTCGGCCTCGGCGCGGGCGGCTTCGTCGCCGGGACCTTCCACCTGATGAACCACGCGTTCTTCAAGGCGCTCCTGTTCCTCGGTGCCGGGTCGGTCATCGTCCTGATGCACCACGAGCAGGACATGTGGGAGATGGGCGGGCTGAAGTCGAAAGCGCCCGTCACCTACTACACGTTCCTCGCCGGCGCGCTGGCGCTCGCCGGCATCGTCCCGTTCTCCGGGTTCTGGAGCAAGGACGAGGTGCTGTACGAGGCGATCCACTACGGGCTCGGCAGCCAGCCGCTCCTGCTCGGCGCGTACGCGATGGGGCTCATCGCCGTGTTCTTCACCGGCTTCTACACCTTCCGGATGGTGTTCCTGACGTTCCACGGCGAACCCCGCAGCGACGACGCGCGCGACCCGCACCCGGTCGGCTGGTCGATCAAGCTGCCGCTGGTCGTGCTCGGCCTGCTGGCGACGTTCGTCGGCTTCGTCAACATGGTGCCGGTCGCGGAGCTAACCGGGGCCGACATCGAGTTCCTCCACCAGTGGCTCGATATGGGCCCGTCGTCCGTCTCGGTCCACCACTACGAGGCGCTGGTCCACGACGCCGCGGGCTACACGGCCGCCGACCTCGCTCCGTACCTGCCCGCCGCGCTGTCGCTCGGCCTGGCGCTTGCCGGGTCGGGGCTGGCGTACAAGCTGTACAACGTCCCCGACCCCGAGCCCCACACGGAGAAGCTCGGGAGCATCAAGACGCTGCTCGAACACAACTACTACCAGGACGAGTACCAGGTCTGGCTCGCGGAGGGCGTCACCCAGCCCATCTCGCGGGCGGCCAACAAGTTCGACCAGACCGTCGTCGACGGGGCGGTCAATGGCATCAGCCGCGCCAGCCTCGCCGCGGGGAGCCGCGTCAAGCGGATCCAGACGGGGGTCGTGTCGAACTACGCGGCCCTGATCACGCTGGGGCTGGTCGCCCTGCTCGTCATCGTCGGCATCCAAGGAGGGTGGTTCTGA
- the nuoK gene encoding NADH-quinone oxidoreductase subunit NuoK: MAVAVEYYLLLSAAVFCIGLFGILTRRNALMFLMSVELMLNAANINFIAFSHYHGNLTGQVFSLFTMALAAAEVAVGIGIILVLYRNFRDVDVTKATTMRW, encoded by the coding sequence ATGGCGGTTGCGGTCGAGTACTATCTGCTCCTGTCGGCCGCGGTGTTCTGTATCGGTCTCTTCGGCATCCTCACCCGCCGGAACGCGCTCATGTTCCTGATGTCGGTCGAGCTCATGCTGAACGCGGCCAACATCAACTTCATCGCGTTCTCACACTACCACGGCAACCTCACCGGCCAGGTGTTCAGCCTCTTTACGATGGCGCTGGCCGCCGCCGAGGTCGCCGTCGGTATCGGCATCATCCTCGTCCTCTACCGGAACTTCCGGGACGTGGACGTGACGAAGGCGACGACGATGAGGTGGTAA
- a CDS encoding NADH-quinone oxidoreductase subunit J, which produces MTTKPELRLGKHLLPGVGAVALFAVLAYTFVTAEFGDPAGFPGGESITENIGLAMFDLASLQTIPAEGFLVSFILIAVALDAALEGSIMLAKREDEGDVVNPLRSDAEDEPTAADGGRQGGEN; this is translated from the coding sequence ATGACCACGAAGCCGGAGCTACGGCTGGGGAAGCACCTCCTGCCGGGGGTGGGGGCGGTCGCGCTGTTTGCCGTCCTCGCGTACACGTTCGTCACCGCCGAGTTCGGCGACCCGGCGGGGTTCCCCGGCGGCGAGAGCATCACCGAGAACATCGGGCTGGCGATGTTCGACCTCGCGTCGCTCCAGACGATCCCGGCCGAGGGCTTTCTGGTCTCGTTTATCCTGATCGCCGTCGCGCTGGACGCTGCGCTTGAGGGGTCGATCATGCTCGCCAAGCGCGAGGACGAGGGGGACGTGGTCAACCCGCTCCGCTCCGACGCCGAGGACGAGCCGACGGCCGCGGACGGCGGCCGTCAGGGGGGTGAGAACTGA
- a CDS encoding NADH-quinone oxidoreductase subunit J — protein MAPYETIAFALFAAITVASSLGVVLMRDVWHSALLLGVALLSVAVHYVMLQAEFLAAMQVLVYVGGVLILVTFAVMFTRETDAQEVVET, from the coding sequence ATGGCACCTTACGAGACCATCGCGTTCGCGCTGTTTGCCGCCATCACGGTGGCGAGCAGTCTCGGCGTCGTGCTGATGCGGGACGTGTGGCACTCCGCACTACTGCTCGGCGTCGCGCTGCTCAGCGTCGCGGTGCACTACGTGATGCTGCAGGCCGAGTTCCTCGCAGCGATGCAGGTCCTCGTCTACGTGGGCGGGGTCCTCATCCTCGTCACGTTCGCCGTGATGTTCACGCGCGAGACCGACGCCCAGGAGGTGGTCGAGACATGA